The following are from one region of the Acidimicrobiia bacterium genome:
- the gcvPB gene encoding aminomethyl-transferring glycine dehydrogenase subunit GcvPB: MAEPGGRATSTPLMGGSPEPTLIELSVPGRRAWSFPPLDVPADDPGLPEAANSLPALPEVSERDLVAHFTRLAHRNFAVDLGAYPLGSCTMKYNPKVCDWAAEHGGFRDLHPAAPPELTQGALRVLLETESILCAITGMTRATFQPPAGAAGELTGLLIMRAYHESQGRNPTKILIPDSAHGTNPASVTLAGYRAVQVPSDDRGMVDLEALRAAVDEDVAGFMLTNPNTLGLFEVDVIEMARAIHDVDGLVYYDGANLNAILGVARPGDMGFDIVHSNLHKTFATPHGGGGPGAGPVAVVKHLVRFLPGPLPVDRDGVLGWEMPPDSVGRVHGNHGNFLVVLRALTYMRLLGAEGLREVAERSVLNARYLASLVGERYPIPYDAPPMHEFVASAAALKKATGVRAMDVAKALLDRGFHAPTVYFPLIVEEALMLEPTETESPETIEALADALNEIAALAAEDAAHVQASPHKTPVSRPDDALAARKPKLTW; this comes from the coding sequence ATGGCTGAGCCGGGAGGACGAGCGACCAGCACGCCGCTGATGGGGGGCAGCCCGGAACCGACCCTCATCGAACTGAGCGTGCCGGGGCGTCGTGCCTGGTCCTTCCCGCCGCTCGACGTTCCCGCGGACGACCCGGGCCTCCCCGAAGCAGCGAACTCGCTTCCGGCGCTCCCGGAAGTCTCCGAGCGCGACCTGGTCGCCCACTTCACCCGGCTGGCGCACCGCAACTTCGCCGTCGATCTCGGCGCCTACCCGCTGGGCTCGTGCACGATGAAGTACAACCCGAAGGTGTGCGACTGGGCTGCCGAGCACGGGGGGTTCCGCGACCTGCACCCGGCGGCGCCACCCGAGCTGACCCAAGGAGCGCTGCGAGTCCTCCTCGAAACCGAGTCGATCCTGTGCGCCATCACCGGCATGACCCGGGCGACCTTCCAGCCGCCGGCGGGAGCGGCCGGCGAACTGACGGGCCTCCTCATCATGCGGGCCTATCACGAGTCCCAGGGCCGCAATCCGACGAAGATCCTCATTCCCGACTCGGCCCATGGCACCAACCCCGCCTCGGTCACCCTCGCCGGCTACCGGGCGGTGCAGGTCCCCAGCGACGATCGCGGGATGGTCGACCTCGAGGCGCTCCGGGCAGCCGTCGACGAAGACGTCGCCGGCTTCATGCTCACCAACCCCAACACGCTCGGCCTCTTCGAAGTCGATGTCATCGAGATGGCCCGCGCCATCCACGACGTCGACGGACTCGTCTACTACGACGGGGCCAATCTCAACGCCATCCTCGGTGTGGCCCGCCCCGGTGACATGGGGTTCGACATCGTCCACTCCAACCTCCACAAGACGTTCGCCACCCCGCACGGTGGGGGAGGCCCGGGTGCGGGCCCGGTCGCCGTCGTGAAGCATCTCGTCCGCTTCTTGCCCGGGCCGTTGCCGGTCGACCGCGACGGCGTGCTCGGCTGGGAGATGCCACCCGACTCGGTGGGCCGGGTGCACGGCAACCACGGCAACTTCCTGGTGGTGCTCCGGGCCCTGACCTACATGCGGTTGCTGGGAGCCGAGGGCCTGCGGGAGGTGGCCGAGCGCAGCGTGCTCAACGCCCGCTACCTGGCCTCCCTGGTGGGGGAGCGGTACCCCATTCCGTACGACGCTCCACCGATGCACGAGTTCGTCGCGTCCGCTGCTGCCCTTAAGAAGGCGACCGGCGTGCGTGCCATGGACGTCGCCAAGGCGCTTCTCGACCGGGGATTCCACGCTCCGACGGTCTATTTCCCCCTCATCGTCGAGGAGGCCCTCATGCTGGAGCCGACCGAGACCGAGTCTCCCGAGACCATCGAGGCACTCGCCGACGCCCTCAACGAGATCGCCGCTCTCGCCGCCGAGGACGCCGCCCACGTCCAGGCATCACCTCACAAGACGCCGGTGTCACGCCCCGATGACGCACTGGCGGCGAGGAAGCCCAAGCTGACTTGGTAG